The Pocillopora verrucosa isolate sample1 chromosome 9, ASM3666991v2, whole genome shotgun sequence genome includes the window GTCATCTAATCAGTGACTAACATTGTTGGTTTTAAACAAGTTTCTCATAATCAATTAAGAACTCCGACAAATTCTGTTCACCGCAGAGTTTTGAATAAGAAATTTGCATAAGGGCATTTACACTAATGAAAATACAAGATACAGCTAGAATAGATTGTTTCTGTTATCTTCCTGTTTGTGTTTAGtccaaatttttcttgagaATGAACAATTGAGAGTCACATTGTGACTACCATTGACACCTTGAGAATGGTTGCTTTTGTCAGGGCTCACATTATGAAGAGCCAACTTTGCAGAGAGATACTTAACACTACAAGTACAatgataaataagtaaattactcacttttttgttcattaCAAACAACTTTATCGACAATGACCACAGCAATTCGGAGCCCTAGCAACACACCAATCGTTTGAGTTGCCAGAAAGGTGAATGATTTCTTCAAGGATACAGTCCACAGCGATCGGGTACATAAGAGCCGTCGTTGCAGCGATCAactggtcagcggtgaaattcGTCGGCATTTGGtaaacaaacatggcggatcGGCAGTTGTGGCTGCAACGGCCGCTTGCTTCACAAAAAATGCGAAGTGTGTCCAGGGAATCCTTTACTTTGTAGCGGAGGACTTTgttacgaattttttttattaactttgcAAGAAAGAGTGATTCTTGGACAGAATGGGCGCGAAGCGAACAAGAAGAATAACCATCTGGCAAACCTTGCCCCTGAAGAATTTCACACGTGTTTATTTTCGACCCATGCCAGATTGTGATATTTCTCGCCGACTTTGAAGTGACCACAGCTTTTCAATACGATCAAAGCAAAAGTTCCACCAGATTTGAATTTGGAAGCGTCTGTTCGCGGTGTGACATTCATATCTCCACGTGTTTTACCGTGATCGTCCTTGGCGTCCGTTTTAACTTTCAGTTTCGTCCTGTTCAGCTGAGTTctgtttagttttgatttccGAAAATGCCAAAGCACAGGTACGTTGTTGTTGACTGGGGATCGTGGGGAGTGGAGGCGCAGAGTTCCTCGAAGATCATCGTTCGTGATCCCTTCAATGTGAGAGAAGGAGATGAATGTTCACTGCAAGGAACAGATCCAGCGACAAAGAGACCCATGTTGTTTCAGGGACATGTTCTTGCAGTATTTGGTGAGTTTATGCACCCAGTATTTTTCTCAATTACATTGATTTTCGTTTTGAAGTGCTACAAATGGTTGGTAAACCCGTTTTCTTTCGAATTCCTTGGTTTGATCTTCGAATTGCGGTGATTTCGCCAACGAGTGATTTCGCCAACGTCACGTTCGCCAACGTCCTTGTTTGCTTCGCCAACGCGATGAATCGCTTGGCCAACGTCCTACTGGTCACTTCGCCAACGCCAAATGTCTAGTAATAACTTAGTAATAGCTTAGTAAAAAGGGTGCTTACTGATACTTCGGATGTAATGCTGATACTTGGGTCAGAACAATTTTAAGTTAATGCTAGTTTCGCTTGGCTGACTTCCAaacaatttgcatatttttgacAGATCCAGAAAAAGCCGGCGTGTGAGCACTAACATCGCGGTAATTTAAAACTGTTGAATAACAAACTCCGATGGCTTCCAAATGTGTTCCAAAAATGTATAACTCAaaatttttgcttgaaaaatgCGTTACGATGTGAATTAACGAGTTaacatttttcagaaacaatCAGAGTTTGTTTTCCAGCCTTCAAAACGAgtcagaaataaaatataacatgTATAATATCAACAACATTTTAATAACAATACGtacttttataaatatttacaagtgcaaaatattttagtggaaaacctatttacaaaatGCACGGATTTTAAGTAAGTTCATTTTAAGTAAGTTCACTGTCAGATGATATAAGAAACTAAATAACATTGGTCACGGTTCAGTTTTGGTCAGcgtaatgagtttttttttacttttagatgTCTTCTGTTAGGTGTAAGGTAAGCAACAACAGTTgtataaaagagaaattagatcctcCATCAACTTATAATCCTGGCCCAGGTCTCTACTTTTTAGAGTATCAGAGTATATATAAGTAAATATAACTTACCAGTGTTACACATTCGATGGTTCCAGCGAAAACATCCATCGCACTGAACCGCTTGCTGCCGAGGCCATACCAGTTCGTGACAAACAATACAGTTTAAAATCTGCGCAGTAGCCATCCTGATATTAATAGTATTCCGAGAGAAAGGTTTCCGAGATAATTCGTTATGAGTAGTAGAGTGTGTCGTAATCGTATGATTGAAATGAACATTCTTCGCATGCCAGTGTGTTTTATACACTTCGAAGGATCGAAATATCATACCAGTTAGTTTCAAGCAATGGGATTGGTTTATTTAGAACAATAGGGTAAAATTAACAAGTTTTAACACAATGAGTTTACACGTCTATTCATATGGTAATATACAAGCGTGTGTTTCTTGTAATACTTATATACTCTTGATCAAAGTTATAATATGCGCTGGAGTTATAgaattagtagtagtagtagtctACAATGTATTTATATAAATCTCTGTTCTAGAAGTCTCAAAGGTAATTATATAAATCTCTGTTATCGACAAATAAACCTTATAGAAGAACTTAAGGAAAAGGTTGCACACATGTGACTTTATTGCTCTAAGTTAAATTCAGCAACGTACAGCGCCGGTGACGTGTGGCGTGCCGTGCATTTATGTGGGCCCACTGTGTTTTAAGTTGCGCGTACAAGAGAAGGAAACTAAGTCCGAACAAAATAACGGAAGGAAACTAAGTTTGAACGGGGAAATCAAGTCAGCTCAGTCAAGTAAATAACACACAGAAGCAAGAAGAagtaatggtaaatttttatttagagtaAACTAATACATTGGCAAAGTGACCAGTAGGAcattggccaagcgactcatcGCGTTGGCCAAGCGACCAAAGACATTGGCGAACGTGACGTTGGTGAAATCACTCGTTGGCGAAATCACCAGATACCTGATCTTCACATCACTGCTCGTTAAAACATAAATCTCAAGAATTTTGACTTCAAACAGGTTTTCGATTTTGACGGTTCTTTTCATTCTTAGCTTTATGTCTATGCTCTCTCGTTAATatctttttcatgtcaaaactATAGTCAGGAGACATTGGTCAAGTTAATAGAGGATGCTACCGATGCAAAGTCAGCTGTGGAGGCACTAGCAAGGCAGCTGTTCTCAAGTGAGGAACTGCAGAATTCATCAGTCGCTGGCTTTCAGTGCAATAAAGATTATGAAGCAAGACCAGGCCTGAGTCCATCAAGGTGGAGCCTTTTAGAAAGTGAGTTAATTTTTAAAGGTGTATTTCTTTAACTATTTATATACACCTATATGT containing:
- the LOC136283228 gene encoding uncharacterized protein isoform X3, which codes for MPKHRYVVVDWGSWGVEAQSSSKIIVRDPFNVREGDECSLQGTDPATKRPMLFQGHVLAVFGDIGQVNRGCYRCKVSCGGTSKAAEPFRKYCAKERIHCSYKVICEKEPWPGSKEGQSK
- the LOC136283228 gene encoding uncharacterized protein isoform X2, which produces MNVHCKEQIQRQRDPCCFRDMFLQYLETLVKLIEDATDAKSAVEALARQLFSSEELQNSSVAGFQCNKDYEARPGLSPSRWSLLESIVLRKGFTAATRSSVRKNLGLVLKKARANKENKAKCREEEQRKL
- the LOC136283228 gene encoding uncharacterized protein isoform X1, whose protein sequence is MFTARNRSSDKETHVVSGTCSCSICQETLVKLIEDATDAKSAVEALARQLFSSEELQNSSVAGFQCNKDYEARPGLSPSRWSLLESIVLRKGFTAATRSSVRKNLGLVLKKARANKENKAKCREEEQRKL
- the LOC136283228 gene encoding uncharacterized protein isoform X4, with the protein product MFTARNRSSDKETHVVSGTCSCSICQETLVKLIEDATDAKSAVEALARQLSLLESIVLRKGFTAATRSSVRKNLGLVLKKARANKENKAKCREEEQRKL